The following coding sequences are from one Mesorhizobium onobrychidis window:
- a CDS encoding sulfocyanin-like copper-binding protein — MARFAHLALLAVTLGLLPGIALAGEPFVPSWIKNDPRAKSVAIEIVADWNQVERYRRDNIRTDIIDFNGYWGGNLTIIVPAEWSVKIKFINGSSSFRHSLMVTRVYAQSEMPVKLTAEDAIWGCTPIRQRESKSMRGGNSTLLRSRPKAISSPVPGKRI, encoded by the coding sequence ATGGCGCGCTTTGCTCACCTTGCCCTTCTCGCCGTCACCTTGGGATTGTTGCCTGGAATTGCACTGGCTGGGGAGCCGTTCGTGCCGAGCTGGATCAAGAACGATCCCAGAGCCAAGTCAGTGGCCATAGAGATTGTTGCCGATTGGAACCAAGTCGAGCGGTACCGCAGGGATAACATCCGCACCGACATCATCGACTTCAACGGCTACTGGGGCGGCAATCTTACGATCATCGTGCCAGCAGAATGGTCGGTAAAGATCAAGTTCATCAATGGCTCCTCGTCTTTCCGGCACAGCCTGATGGTGACCAGGGTCTATGCTCAGTCAGAGATGCCAGTGAAGTTGACGGCTGAGGATGCGATCTGGGGGTGTACACCGATCCGCCAGAGGGAATCAAAATCAATGAGAGGAGGCAACTCAACTTTGTTGCGCAGCAGGCCGAAAGCTATTTCCTCGCCTGTGCCAGGCAAACGCATCTGA
- a CDS encoding GntR family transcriptional regulator, with protein sequence MADDTLRIERSTKTLRTLALERMRDAIMGFHFQPGERLVERPLCDQLGVSRSVVREVLRQLETEGLVQMIPGHGPAVARPDLSRTDEIYELRALMEGIAARACALTATEDQIAALERALDVLLKAWASANPIEVMRATTKFYEVLFDAADKRIAWEIVQGLNVRINQLRSMTIASVDRRDAAIAEMTDIMNAIKSRNGDDAEAAARRHVEQAWRIAQHTLRNS encoded by the coding sequence TTGGCCGACGACACACTGAGGATCGAACGATCCACCAAGACGCTGAGAACGCTGGCGCTGGAGCGCATGCGCGACGCGATCATGGGGTTTCACTTCCAGCCCGGCGAACGGTTGGTCGAGCGGCCGCTTTGCGACCAGCTCGGCGTCAGTCGCTCGGTGGTGCGCGAAGTTCTGCGGCAGTTGGAGACTGAGGGCCTTGTCCAGATGATACCAGGCCACGGACCCGCCGTGGCCAGGCCGGATCTCAGCCGCACCGACGAGATTTATGAACTGCGCGCTCTGATGGAGGGCATCGCAGCGCGCGCCTGCGCGCTGACGGCGACGGAGGACCAGATCGCTGCGCTTGAGCGTGCATTAGATGTGCTGCTCAAGGCGTGGGCCTCAGCCAATCCGATCGAGGTGATGCGGGCGACGACAAAATTCTACGAGGTGCTTTTCGATGCCGCCGACAAGCGCATCGCCTGGGAGATCGTCCAGGGTCTGAACGTCCGCATCAACCAGCTGCGTTCCATGACCATCGCTTCGGTGGACCGCCGCGATGCCGCAATTGCCGAAATGACCGACATCATGAACGCGATCAAGTCGCGCAACGGCGATGACGCCGAAGCCGCGGCCCGGCGGCATGTGGAGCAGGCCTGGCGAATTGCGCAACACACTCTTCGCAACAGCTGA
- a CDS encoding amino acid synthesis family protein, with amino-acid sequence MKPAIRKIVTYVENTLIEGGKVAPRPLRLIGVAAVLDNPWAGRGFTEDLSPEIRAYAPVLGEMLTHEILAVAGSGEAIEGYGKAAICGTSGEIEHASALIHTLHFGNHYRRAVGAKTYLAFTNLRGGPNTPIMIPLMDKNDEGRRSHYLTVHFQIGDAPAPDELVVALGASIGGRPHHRIGDRYQDLKEVGDLHG; translated from the coding sequence ATGAAGCCGGCCATCCGAAAGATCGTCACCTATGTTGAGAACACGCTGATTGAAGGCGGCAAGGTGGCCCCCCGGCCGCTGCGCCTGATCGGCGTGGCGGCAGTGCTCGACAATCCCTGGGCCGGGCGTGGTTTCACTGAAGATCTTTCTCCCGAGATCCGCGCCTATGCGCCGGTTTTGGGGGAGATGCTGACCCATGAAATTCTCGCAGTTGCGGGATCTGGCGAAGCTATCGAAGGCTACGGCAAGGCCGCAATCTGCGGCACGTCGGGCGAGATCGAGCATGCCTCCGCGCTCATCCACACGCTGCATTTCGGCAATCACTATCGGCGTGCCGTCGGCGCCAAGACCTATCTTGCCTTCACCAATCTCCGTGGCGGGCCGAACACGCCGATCATGATCCCGCTCATGGACAAGAATGATGAAGGCCGACGTTCGCACTATCTGACGGTGCACTTCCAGATCGGCGACGCGCCGGCGCCAGACGAGTTGGTGGTGGCGCTTGGCGCCTCGATCGGCGGGCGACCGCATCATCGCATCGGTGACCGCTACCAGGATCTCAAGGAGGTCGGCGACCTGCATGGCTGA
- a CDS encoding alpha/beta fold hydrolase, protein MAELTAPGWHRGTAPDGTGFIRAGSGAPVLLIHGVGMNAAIWGPQIELMRDRWDVIAIDMLGHGLSPLPPEDASLADYAGQAIRLLDHLGLDAVSIVGHSMGALVGQEIALNAPERVRRIMSLNTVFRRPADLAQAVRERAAELNGAENPSGTDATIARWFGNPVPDSLAEAARTTRAALQSVNSEGYARTYRLFAHADAAHGDRLSGLAMPALFMTGSEDRNSSPAMSAAMARLTPRGRCVVLEGERHMMAVASPDVVTRRIVDFLESNDGASTSARPAMDTAFDAGEFRRALGSFLTGVTIVTAIGPEGEPRGFTANSFTSVSLDPPLVLVCIAKKALGHPVFSTSKCFAINVLSEEQRAASGVFASKSQDKFSAVEWRFGPTGSPLLGGSVATFDCDMEQLVDAGDHSILIGRVREFSHNSQQPLGYCRGAYVSPGLSQEALAAAPPDMEVGAILEDEGRVLFFETVDGFFELPAGRGLGTPGDTRSLKGRLAAKAIEAHLGFLFAVWDDAANPSRTHVYYRGTVAAPHSSDRQVRLVDIDRIAGLNIADAAVRSMLARYIRECREDAFGVYVGNEVEGEVRPLAKPVSMKPSLSRGEQI, encoded by the coding sequence ATGGCTGAACTGACGGCCCCTGGCTGGCATCGCGGAACGGCGCCTGACGGCACCGGCTTCATCCGTGCCGGATCCGGCGCGCCGGTCCTCCTCATCCACGGCGTCGGCATGAACGCGGCGATCTGGGGCCCCCAGATCGAGCTGATGAGGGACAGATGGGATGTGATCGCGATCGACATGCTGGGACACGGCCTGTCGCCGCTACCACCCGAGGACGCCAGCCTTGCCGACTATGCCGGACAGGCAATCCGGCTTCTTGATCACCTTGGCCTGGATGCCGTCTCGATCGTTGGCCATTCAATGGGGGCGCTGGTCGGGCAGGAAATCGCTCTCAACGCACCCGAACGGGTCCGCCGCATCATGTCGCTCAACACGGTCTTTCGCCGCCCGGCGGACCTTGCGCAGGCGGTGCGCGAGCGCGCCGCCGAGCTGAATGGCGCGGAAAACCCGTCAGGGACGGACGCAACGATCGCGCGTTGGTTCGGCAACCCCGTCCCCGACAGCCTGGCCGAGGCCGCAAGGACGACGCGCGCCGCACTGCAAAGCGTCAACTCCGAAGGCTATGCGCGCACATATCGACTTTTCGCCCATGCCGATGCGGCGCATGGCGATCGTCTTTCCGGTCTCGCGATGCCGGCCCTGTTCATGACCGGCTCCGAGGACAGAAATTCCTCGCCTGCGATGTCGGCGGCGATGGCACGCCTCACGCCGCGAGGTCGCTGCGTCGTTCTGGAGGGCGAACGACATATGATGGCCGTAGCCTCGCCTGACGTGGTCACACGGCGCATTGTCGATTTTCTCGAGAGCAACGACGGCGCAAGCACATCGGCGCGACCGGCGATGGACACAGCCTTCGACGCGGGCGAATTCAGGCGGGCGCTCGGTTCCTTCCTGACCGGCGTTACCATCGTCACCGCGATCGGGCCAGAAGGAGAGCCTCGAGGCTTCACCGCCAATTCGTTTACATCCGTTTCGCTCGATCCGCCGCTTGTGCTGGTCTGCATCGCCAAGAAAGCGCTGGGTCATCCTGTGTTTTCGACGTCGAAGTGCTTTGCCATCAACGTGCTCTCGGAGGAACAGAGAGCCGCGTCCGGCGTCTTTGCTTCGAAATCGCAGGACAAGTTCTCGGCTGTCGAATGGCGCTTCGGCCCGACCGGCAGCCCGCTGCTCGGTGGATCGGTGGCGACGTTCGACTGTGACATGGAGCAGTTGGTCGACGCCGGCGACCATTCGATCCTCATCGGCCGCGTTCGCGAATTCTCCCACAATTCACAGCAGCCCCTCGGCTATTGCCGTGGCGCCTATGTCTCGCCCGGTCTCAGCCAGGAAGCGCTGGCGGCGGCGCCGCCGGACATGGAGGTCGGCGCGATCCTCGAAGACGAAGGCCGCGTGCTGTTCTTCGAAACCGTCGACGGCTTTTTCGAACTGCCGGCGGGCCGAGGGCTTGGGACGCCCGGCGACACGCGAAGCCTCAAGGGACGCCTCGCTGCGAAAGCCATCGAGGCTCATCTCGGATTCCTGTTTGCGGTCTGGGACGACGCCGCAAATCCATCGCGAACGCATGTCTACTACCGCGGCACGGTAGCCGCGCCCCACTCCAGCGATCGCCAGGTCCGGCTCGTCGACATCGACAGGATTGCCGGACTGAACATCGCCGACGCTGCTGTGCGCTCGATGCTCGCCCGCTACATTCGCGAATGCCGAGAGGATGCGTTTGGAGTCTATGTCGGCAACGAGGTCGAAGGTGAAGTCCGTCCGCTCGCCAAGCCGGTATCCATGAAACCCTCCCTTTCCCGGGGTGAACAGATATGA
- a CDS encoding LLM class flavin-dependent oxidoreductase, which produces MKFSLFVHMERSDPAKPHAELIDELKELVLMAEAAGFETAWIGEHHGMEFTISPNPFINIAYLGAMTKRIRLGTGTVIAPFWHPVKLAGEAAMTDVITRGRLDIGIARGAYSYEYQRLFPGLDAWGAGQRMREIIPAIKGLWEGDFEMSGEFWSFPSTTSSPKPVQKPHPPIWVAARDPNSHDFAVSNGCNVQVTPLASGDDEVTNLMERFNAACAAHPAMARPDIMLLMHTFVAEDAADAEQLTKDLSLFYCQFGAWFQNKKPVRHGILEALTDDEIAAMPQYAPDKIRQNLVIGEAEEVISRLKAYEALGYDQYSIWIDSGLPHERKKKSLQLFVDKVMPAFGHGRPQ; this is translated from the coding sequence ATGAAGTTCTCGCTCTTCGTCCATATGGAGCGCTCGGACCCGGCAAAGCCGCATGCCGAGCTCATCGACGAGCTCAAGGAACTGGTCCTGATGGCCGAGGCGGCAGGCTTCGAGACGGCCTGGATCGGCGAACACCACGGCATGGAGTTCACCATCTCGCCAAACCCGTTCATCAACATCGCCTATCTCGGCGCCATGACGAAGCGCATCCGGCTCGGCACAGGAACGGTCATCGCGCCGTTCTGGCATCCGGTCAAGCTCGCCGGCGAGGCAGCCATGACCGACGTCATCACGCGCGGCCGGCTCGACATCGGCATCGCGCGCGGCGCCTACAGCTATGAATACCAGCGCCTGTTCCCGGGGCTCGATGCCTGGGGCGCCGGCCAGCGCATGCGCGAGATCATCCCCGCTATCAAGGGCCTCTGGGAAGGCGACTTCGAGATGTCCGGCGAGTTCTGGTCGTTTCCCTCGACCACCTCGTCGCCCAAGCCGGTGCAAAAACCGCACCCGCCGATCTGGGTGGCGGCGCGCGATCCGAACTCGCACGACTTCGCCGTGTCCAACGGCTGCAACGTCCAGGTGACGCCGCTCGCCTCCGGCGATGACGAGGTAACCAACCTGATGGAGCGCTTCAACGCGGCGTGCGCGGCGCATCCGGCCATGGCCCGGCCCGACATCATGCTGCTGATGCATACGTTCGTTGCCGAGGACGCGGCCGATGCGGAGCAGCTGACGAAGGACCTGTCGCTGTTCTACTGCCAGTTCGGCGCGTGGTTCCAGAACAAGAAGCCTGTTCGCCATGGCATTTTGGAAGCTCTCACCGACGACGAGATCGCGGCCATGCCGCAATACGCGCCGGACAAGATCCGACAGAACCTGGTCATTGGCGAGGCCGAAGAGGTGATCAGCCGGCTGAAGGCATATGAGGCGCTCGGCTACGACCAATATTCGATCTGGATCGACAGCGGTCTACCGCACGAGCGCAAGAAGAAGTCCCTGCAGCTGTTTGTCGACAAGGTGATGCCAGCCTTCGGGCATGGGAGGCCGCAATGA
- a CDS encoding aldehyde dehydrogenase: MTLVAFSNFIDGAFDTPTATFESTDPSTGAPWATMPAATEADVDRAVEAAHRTLHSAAWASLTATARGKLLVRLGDLVVANAGRLAELETRDTGKIIRETRAQIAYVGDYYRYYGGLADKHEGSHVPIDKADMDVTIRREPIGVVAAVVPWNSQLFLSAVKLGPALAAGCTVVLKASEDGPAPLLAFAELVHEAGFPAGSVNILTGFGHDCGRRLTSHPLVSRVAFTGGPSTARAIVRNTAENLAYTTLELGGKSPVVVFADADLESAANAVVAGIFAASGQSCVAGSRLLVERSIKGEFLDRLKHKAEAIRIGDPQYPATEMGPLATPRQREWIEKIVAESLAKGGTLVTGGKRPDDHSRGFYYAPTIIDAEDTALPCVREELFGPVLSVLAFDTEAEALALANDTPFGLASGVFTTNLAKAHRMARDIHAGVVWVNTYRAVSPLVPFGGYGQSGLGREGGLDAIRDYTRSKSVWIRVSDEPIPDPFVMR; encoded by the coding sequence ATGACCCTTGTGGCTTTCAGCAACTTCATAGATGGGGCGTTCGATACGCCGACGGCCACCTTCGAAAGCACCGATCCGTCCACCGGAGCGCCCTGGGCGACGATGCCCGCCGCAACCGAAGCCGACGTCGACCGCGCCGTCGAGGCGGCGCACCGGACGCTGCACTCGGCCGCGTGGGCCTCGCTGACAGCGACCGCCCGAGGCAAGCTGCTGGTGCGCCTCGGCGACCTGGTCGTCGCCAATGCCGGCCGCCTGGCCGAACTGGAAACGCGCGACACCGGCAAGATCATCCGAGAGACCCGCGCCCAGATCGCCTATGTCGGCGACTATTACCGCTACTATGGCGGGCTTGCCGACAAGCATGAAGGCTCGCATGTGCCTATCGACAAGGCCGATATGGACGTCACCATCAGGCGCGAGCCGATCGGCGTCGTCGCTGCCGTCGTGCCGTGGAATTCGCAGCTCTTCCTTTCGGCCGTCAAGCTCGGGCCGGCACTGGCGGCCGGCTGCACGGTCGTCTTGAAAGCCTCGGAAGACGGCCCAGCGCCGCTGCTGGCCTTCGCCGAACTCGTTCACGAGGCCGGATTTCCCGCCGGAAGCGTCAACATACTGACCGGGTTCGGGCACGATTGCGGCCGGCGCCTGACAAGTCATCCGCTGGTTTCACGCGTCGCCTTCACCGGCGGACCTTCGACCGCTCGCGCTATCGTCCGCAACACGGCGGAAAATCTCGCCTACACGACGCTGGAGCTGGGCGGGAAAAGCCCGGTTGTCGTTTTCGCCGACGCCGACCTGGAAAGTGCGGCAAACGCGGTCGTGGCCGGGATTTTCGCGGCGTCTGGACAAAGCTGCGTCGCCGGCTCGCGGCTGCTAGTCGAGCGTTCGATAAAAGGCGAGTTCCTCGACAGGCTGAAGCACAAGGCCGAGGCCATTAGGATAGGCGATCCGCAGTATCCGGCCACCGAAATGGGACCGCTTGCAACGCCACGCCAGCGGGAATGGATCGAGAAGATCGTTGCCGAGAGCCTCGCCAAGGGCGGGACGCTGGTCACCGGCGGAAAAAGGCCCGACGATCATTCGCGCGGCTTCTACTACGCACCGACCATCATCGACGCCGAGGATACAGCGCTGCCCTGCGTGCGGGAGGAATTGTTCGGTCCGGTGCTAAGCGTTCTCGCCTTCGACACGGAAGCTGAGGCGTTGGCGCTTGCCAACGACACGCCGTTCGGCCTGGCCTCGGGCGTGTTCACCACCAATCTCGCCAAGGCGCACCGCATGGCGCGCGACATCCATGCCGGCGTCGTCTGGGTCAACACATACCGCGCCGTTTCGCCGCTGGTGCCGTTCGGCGGTTACGGTCAGTCGGGGCTCGGCCGTGAGGGCGGGCTTGACGCAATCCGCGATTACACGCGCTCGAAATCCGTCTGGATACGAGTATCCGACGAGCCGATCCCGGATCCGTTCGTCATGCGATGA
- a CDS encoding ABC transporter substrate-binding protein, whose protein sequence is MKLILTGILAGLLAATAAHADEMVFTSWGGTTQEAQTKSWAAPFEASSGIKVLQDGPTDYGKLKAMVEGGSVAWDVVDVEMDFAIKAAKDGLLEPIDFNVVPKADLDPRFTTDHAVGSFYYSFVLAWNKGAVSGEPAGWADMFDLTKFPGKRTFYKWSAPGVIEIALLADGVPADKLYPLDLDRAFKKLDTIKSEIVWWDSGAQSQQLIASGEAAFGQLWNGRVFALEQDGADVGVSWNQNMTAADVLVIPKGSKNKASAMKFLAAATSPKSQAMFAEASGYAPINTAAKAEMPGDVVKSLPDAYVDGQINLDMNYWAENRDKIAERWYAWQAK, encoded by the coding sequence ATGAAACTGATTTTGACCGGCATCCTGGCCGGACTCTTGGCGGCCACTGCCGCGCACGCCGATGAAATGGTGTTCACCAGCTGGGGCGGAACCACCCAGGAGGCGCAGACCAAATCCTGGGCTGCTCCGTTCGAAGCGAGTTCCGGCATCAAGGTCCTGCAGGACGGTCCGACGGACTACGGCAAGCTGAAGGCCATGGTGGAAGGCGGCAGCGTCGCCTGGGATGTCGTCGATGTCGAAATGGATTTCGCCATCAAGGCGGCCAAGGACGGCCTGCTGGAGCCGATCGATTTCAACGTCGTGCCAAAAGCCGATCTCGATCCTCGCTTCACCACCGACCATGCGGTCGGCAGCTTCTACTACTCCTTCGTTCTTGCCTGGAACAAAGGGGCCGTGTCGGGCGAACCGGCGGGCTGGGCCGACATGTTCGACCTGACGAAATTTCCCGGCAAACGCACGTTCTATAAATGGTCAGCGCCAGGCGTCATCGAAATCGCACTGCTGGCCGACGGCGTGCCGGCAGACAAGCTCTATCCGCTCGACCTCGACCGGGCGTTCAAGAAGCTTGACACGATCAAATCGGAAATCGTCTGGTGGGACAGCGGCGCGCAGTCGCAACAGCTGATCGCCTCCGGTGAAGCAGCCTTCGGTCAGCTCTGGAACGGACGTGTCTTCGCCCTCGAGCAGGACGGCGCAGATGTCGGCGTATCCTGGAATCAGAACATGACCGCCGCCGACGTACTCGTCATCCCCAAGGGGTCGAAGAACAAGGCGAGCGCCATGAAATTCCTGGCCGCTGCGACAAGCCCGAAAAGCCAGGCAATGTTTGCTGAAGCAAGCGGCTACGCCCCCATCAACACGGCAGCCAAAGCCGAAATGCCGGGCGATGTCGTCAAGTCGCTGCCGGACGCCTATGTCGACGGGCAGATCAACCTCGACATGAACTACTGGGCTGAAAACCGCGATAAGATCGCGGAGCGCTGGTACGCGTGGCAGGCCAAATAG
- a CDS encoding ABC transporter permease, with the protein MSGNLLHRPPILRRPDGIGGALPALILISLFFVVPVVALLLRSVTEPVPGLQNYANLFGDGTYARVFFNTFLVATVVTTVTVIVAFPVAWMLAIMPPALGSIVFGIIILSMWTNLLTRTYAWMVLLQRTGVINRTLMDIGLISEPLPLINNLTGVTIGMVYIMLPFMILPLVGTLRAIDPMTLRAAALCGASPFDAFRRILLPLSLPGIAAGGLMVFVMSLGYFVTPTLLGGTSNMMLAAMIAQMIQSLLNWGLGSAAAFILLSVTMALYALQLRLVGAKRMTGGI; encoded by the coding sequence ATGTCGGGCAATTTGCTTCATCGACCGCCAATCCTCCGAAGGCCAGATGGCATCGGCGGTGCCTTGCCGGCGCTGATCCTCATCAGCCTGTTCTTCGTGGTGCCGGTCGTGGCGTTGCTGTTGCGCAGCGTAACCGAACCCGTACCGGGCCTGCAGAACTACGCCAACCTGTTTGGCGACGGCACCTATGCGCGGGTCTTCTTCAACACCTTTCTGGTCGCCACCGTCGTTACCACCGTCACAGTCATCGTGGCGTTTCCGGTCGCCTGGATGCTGGCGATCATGCCGCCCGCCCTCGGCTCGATTGTCTTCGGCATCATCATCCTGTCGATGTGGACCAATCTGCTCACCCGCACCTATGCCTGGATGGTGCTGCTTCAACGCACCGGCGTCATCAACCGGACGCTGATGGATATTGGCCTGATCAGCGAGCCGCTGCCGCTGATCAACAACCTGACCGGCGTCACCATCGGCATGGTCTATATCATGCTGCCCTTCATGATACTGCCACTGGTCGGAACCTTGCGCGCCATTGATCCGATGACGCTGCGCGCCGCCGCCCTGTGCGGTGCGAGCCCCTTCGACGCCTTCCGCCGCATCCTGCTGCCATTGTCGCTTCCCGGAATCGCTGCAGGCGGCCTGATGGTTTTCGTCATGTCGCTCGGCTATTTCGTGACGCCCACCCTGCTCGGCGGCACCTCCAACATGATGCTCGCCGCAATGATCGCCCAGATGATCCAGTCCCTGCTCAACTGGGGGCTCGGAAGCGCGGCGGCTTTCATCCTGCTTTCGGTGACCATGGCGCTCTATGCGCTGCAACTGCGTCTCGTCGGCGCCAAGCGCATGACAGGAGGCATCTGA
- a CDS encoding ABC transporter permease, which yields MLLDYDRLGWLRAALLGFTGLVAAFLLLPVVFIVLLSFGSSRWLAFPPPGWTLKWYEELFADPAWLEAALTSARIATMVAILAVAVGLLASFALVRGQFRGRNTLRGLLLTPMVLPVVVFAIAIYAFFLRIGLGGTTAGFVIAHTVLALPFAIIPITAALEGFDKSIEDAAIVCGASPFQAKLRVTLPAIKIGIFSAAIFAFLASWDEVVVAIFMASPTLQTLPVKIWGSLRQDLSPVIAAASSLLVLLTLSLMIVTALIRRKLSK from the coding sequence ATGCTGCTCGACTACGACCGGCTGGGCTGGCTGCGCGCAGCACTTCTGGGCTTCACCGGCCTGGTTGCCGCGTTTCTGCTACTGCCGGTAGTCTTCATCGTGCTGCTGTCGTTCGGATCGTCGCGGTGGCTGGCTTTTCCGCCGCCCGGCTGGACGCTGAAATGGTATGAGGAGCTCTTCGCCGATCCGGCCTGGCTCGAAGCGGCGCTGACCAGCGCGCGCATTGCCACCATGGTCGCGATTCTTGCCGTCGCCGTCGGGCTCCTGGCTTCTTTCGCCCTGGTCAGGGGACAGTTTCGCGGGCGCAATACGCTTCGCGGCCTGCTGCTGACGCCAATGGTGCTGCCGGTCGTCGTCTTCGCCATCGCCATCTATGCATTCTTCCTGCGGATCGGGCTCGGCGGCACCACGGCAGGCTTCGTCATCGCACACACAGTGCTGGCACTCCCCTTCGCCATCATTCCCATCACCGCGGCACTCGAAGGTTTTGACAAATCCATCGAGGATGCGGCGATCGTCTGCGGCGCAAGCCCATTCCAAGCAAAACTCCGGGTTACCTTGCCGGCGATCAAAATCGGGATCTTCTCGGCGGCGATCTTCGCCTTTCTCGCCTCATGGGACGAGGTGGTGGTCGCGATCTTCATGGCCAGCCCCACCTTGCAGACCTTGCCGGTCAAGATCTGGGGCAGCCTGCGCCAAGATCTTAGCCCGGTCATCGCCGCGGCCTCCAGCCTTCTCGTTCTTCTGACGCTGAGCCTGATGATCGTAACCGCACTCATTCGGCGGAAATTGTCGAAATGA